In Populus trichocarpa isolate Nisqually-1 chromosome 12, P.trichocarpa_v4.1, whole genome shotgun sequence, a genomic segment contains:
- the LOC18110771 gene encoding receptor-like protein Cf-9 homolog, which translates to MPQCLGNFSSMLSVLHLGMNNLQGTIPSTFSKDNSLEYLNLNGNEIEGKISSSIINCTMLQVLDLGNNKIEDTFPYFLEILPKLQILILKSNKLQGLVKDLNAYNSFSKLRIFDVSDNNFSGSLPTRYFNSLGTMMTSDQNMIYMGATNYTSYVYSIEMTWKGVEIEFTKIRSTIRVLDLSNNNFTGEIPKVIGKLKALQQLNLSHNSLNGHIQSSLGNLTNLESLDLSSNLLTGRIPTQLGGLTFLAILNLSYNQLEGPIPSGEQFNTFDASSFEGNLGLCGSQVLKKCYGDEARSLPPSSFDEGDDSTLFGEGFGWKAVTVGYGCGFVFGVATGYVVFRTKKPSWFLRMVEDKWNLQSKKTKKNAGRYGARRN; encoded by the coding sequence ATGCCACAGTGTTTGGGGAACTTCAGCAGCATGCTCTCAGTATTGCATCTAGGCATGAACAATCTTCAAGGCACTATCCCTTCAACATTTTCAAAGGATAATAGCTTGGAATATCTCAACCTCAATGGAAATGAAATAGAAGGGAAAATATCATCGTCTATCATCAACTGCACAATGTTGCAAGTTCTTGATCTTGGCAACAATAAGATTGAGGATACATTTCCCTATTTTCTAGAAATACTTCCAAAGCTGcaaattctaattctaaaatCCAATAAACTCCAAGGTTTAGTGAAGGATCTGAATGCATATAATTCCTTCTCAAAATTACGGATTTTTGATGTCTCTGACAATAATTTTAGTGGGTCGTTGCCAACAAGGTATTTCAATAGTCTTGGAACAATGATGACCTCGGATCAAAACATGATTTACATGGGGGCAACAAATTACACTAGCTATGTCTATTCCATAGAAATGACATGGAAAGGTGTAGAAATTGAGTTTACGAAGATCCGAAGTACTATCAGAGTACTtgatttgtcaaataacaatTTCACCGGAGAGATTCCAAAAGTGATAGGAAAGCTTAAAGCACTCCAACAGCTCAACCTTTCTCATAATTCCCTTAACGGTCATATTCAATCATCATTAGGAAATTTGACCAATTTGGAATCATTAGATCTATCTTCAAATTTGCTTACCGGAAGGATTCCAACGCAGCTGGGGGGTCTAACATTTCTTGCAATCCTAAACCTTTCATATAACCAACTCGAGGGGCCCATACCAAGTGGAGAGCAATTCAACACCTTTGATGCAAGCTCATTTGAAGGAAACTTGGGTTTATGTGGATCTCAAGTACTAAAAAAATGTTACGGTGATGAGGCACGATCATTACCGCCATCAAGCTTTGATGAAGGAGATGATTCAACATTGTTTGGAGAAGgatttggatggaaagctgtGACAGTGGGGTATGGATGCGGGTTTGTGTTTGGAGTTGCAACGGGATACGTTGTGTTTAGAACAAAAAAGCCTTCATGGTTTCTTAGGATGGTTGAAGATAAATGGAATCTCCagagcaaaaaaacaaagaagaatgctGGCAGATATGGTGCTAGAAGAAACTAA